The following proteins are encoded in a genomic region of uncultured Vibrio sp.:
- a CDS encoding IS630 family transposase, protein MKIILTPQQKQQLEEMHDSTRDGRVRDRIKAVLLASEGWSQTMISQALRIHESTVARHLSDYVLSEKLKPENGGSQSRLSAGQTMQLIEHLTEKTYFHTHQIVAYVQAEFGIRYTVAGMNKWLHHHDFSYKKPKGVPHKFNPEMQQAFIEHYNETLRNSEDPVLFMDAVHPTQSTKLSYGWIRKGQDKVIETTGSRTRLNVIGALPLQNIGATVTETYDTINSESIVRFFWKLKKEHYPLEQKVHLVLDGAAYHQSNLVKDAAKVLNIQLHYLPPYSPNLNPIERLWKVMNEHVRNNIYFSSKSEFTSAIKEFFDVTLPEVAGSLVSRITDNFQILKPASSS, encoded by the coding sequence ATGAAAATAATACTGACTCCTCAACAGAAGCAGCAACTCGAAGAGATGCACGATTCAACTCGTGATGGTCGAGTGCGTGACCGCATCAAAGCGGTTTTACTCGCGTCTGAAGGTTGGAGTCAGACGATGATTTCTCAAGCTCTTCGTATTCACGAATCGACCGTTGCTCGTCATCTTAGTGATTATGTTCTCTCTGAAAAACTTAAGCCTGAAAATGGTGGTAGCCAAAGCCGACTTTCTGCTGGGCAAACCATGCAACTTATCGAACATCTGACTGAGAAAACGTACTTTCATACCCACCAAATTGTCGCTTATGTACAAGCTGAGTTTGGTATCCGTTATACCGTTGCTGGAATGAACAAGTGGCTACATCATCACGACTTCTCATATAAGAAGCCGAAAGGTGTGCCGCACAAGTTTAATCCAGAAATGCAGCAAGCCTTTATCGAGCATTACAACGAGACGCTAAGAAACAGCGAAGACCCTGTGTTGTTCATGGATGCCGTTCATCCTACGCAGTCAACAAAACTCAGTTATGGCTGGATACGAAAAGGCCAAGACAAAGTGATTGAGACAACGGGCAGTCGAACTCGCCTTAATGTTATCGGAGCATTACCACTTCAAAATATTGGTGCAACGGTGACAGAGACATATGACACTATAAACAGCGAGAGCATCGTTCGCTTCTTCTGGAAGCTCAAAAAAGAGCATTACCCGTTGGAGCAAAAAGTTCACTTAGTTCTTGATGGTGCAGCCTATCATCAGTCAAATTTGGTGAAGGATGCGGCAAAGGTGCTTAATATCCAGCTTCATTATTTACCGCCTTATAGTCCAAATTTAAATCCAATAGAGCGGCTTTGGAAAGTGATGAATGAGCATGTGAGGAATAATATTTACTTCTCCTCCAAGTCTGAATTTACTTCAGCCATCAAAGAGTTTTTCGATGTAACGCTACCAGAAGTTGCAGGCTCACTGGTGTCCAGAATTACGGATAATTTTCAGATTTTAAAACCTGCATCTTCAAGTTGA
- a CDS encoding alginate lyase family protein, with product MKRALVSCMLSTVGFTSFSTLADSVTHTNLLMPEYAATSIKQQIKQLPEAATSFEKWVSTPALEALTLEPMHFPHVSYERKDLKVRVDGIYALTLKWNLSTEDSERRKYFEKASELIVSIAKHISPGTHTPNESILHSVYEAYSLLRPEMALKDTEIVDRWLRRQGEYFKNYQLTGTLIKNNWENVRISILFNIALTLGDEELYDYSVGALKRFVKVNIEPDGKTNDFINRDAFTYHAYNQQYYGRILKAVKIYKGEEEAQRLFTYKEKGHGSIKDAYDFWKPYFTEPEKNVHIEFVNTGWKPDLKRGDANKPYNPTGTVYAMAHMIPVDKYAFTMIQKVMPGSEPYTLRLSTWLNNALHAKK from the coding sequence ATGAAGCGAGCCCTTGTGTCCTGTATGCTTTCTACTGTTGGTTTTACGAGCTTTTCTACACTGGCGGACAGTGTAACTCACACAAACCTATTAATGCCTGAGTATGCGGCGACGTCGATCAAACAACAGATCAAGCAGTTGCCAGAGGCTGCAACTTCATTTGAAAAATGGGTGAGCACTCCTGCATTGGAAGCATTAACTCTGGAACCTATGCATTTTCCTCATGTGAGTTATGAACGCAAAGATCTGAAAGTGCGCGTAGATGGTATATATGCGCTTACGCTTAAGTGGAACTTATCAACAGAAGATTCAGAGCGTAGAAAATACTTTGAAAAGGCAAGTGAGCTGATCGTATCTATAGCAAAACATATAAGCCCAGGAACGCATACCCCGAACGAATCTATACTTCATAGTGTTTATGAAGCTTATTCATTGTTACGTCCGGAAATGGCGTTAAAAGATACTGAAATAGTTGATAGATGGTTGAGAAGACAGGGAGAGTACTTTAAGAATTATCAGCTAACCGGAACTCTGATCAAGAACAACTGGGAAAACGTACGCATATCCATTTTGTTTAATATTGCCTTAACCCTGGGTGATGAAGAACTGTACGATTATAGTGTTGGGGCGTTGAAACGTTTTGTAAAAGTTAATATTGAGCCAGACGGTAAAACCAATGACTTTATTAATCGCGATGCCTTTACTTACCATGCTTATAATCAGCAATATTATGGTCGTATTCTAAAGGCGGTTAAGATCTATAAAGGTGAAGAGGAAGCACAACGTCTGTTTACCTACAAAGAGAAAGGCCACGGCAGTATTAAAGACGCATATGATTTCTGGAAACCTTACTTTACCGAGCCAGAGAAGAATGTGCACATTGAATTTGTTAACACAGGTTGGAAACCGGATCTAAAGCGTGGTGATGCTAATAAGCCTTACAACCCAACGGGAACTGTTTATGCTATGGCCCATATGATACCGGTTGATAAGTATGCTTTCACTATGATCCAAAAAGTTATGCCTGGCTCCGAGCCTTACACGCTTAGACTAAGTACTTGGCTGAACAATGCTCTGCATGCAAAAAAATAA
- a CDS encoding HD-GYP domain-containing protein translates to MAAIKLTVDRIQPGLHIRLPLKWNDHPFLLNSFKIKDQEQVEMIRHLGVKFVYFNPDQSDLLPLPANQDRVDRVKNDESLDLETQKLWQEKQKRIEKLSAYRRRVIQCEKEFERSLARMRSVMMKIRNRPAAAVEEAKQLTEDIVDKLMCDDNVTLHLMNGKSEFDDIYFHSLNVAVIAMMIGRAKGYSAEQLKELSFAALFHDIGKVKIPTAILRKQAPLTVPETNYLKLHTKYGLDLANQIEDFPETAKIVIEQHHELRDGSGYPKGLQGDEINEIAQVIIVANAFDNLCHTPITSEQKIPYTALSHLYKNCKHLYKEENLNILIKFMGVFPPGTVVQLSNNMVGLVISVNGSNLLFPNVLLYDPSVPRTQAPILDLVSKDLRIVNAIHPSKLPEKIKEYLNPRSRISYFFDTDS, encoded by the coding sequence GTGGCAGCAATTAAACTTACCGTCGATCGCATTCAGCCCGGGTTACATATCCGTCTACCGTTGAAATGGAACGATCACCCATTTTTACTCAATAGCTTTAAAATTAAAGATCAGGAACAGGTTGAGATGATTCGTCACCTCGGCGTGAAGTTTGTGTACTTTAATCCGGATCAGAGTGATTTATTACCGTTACCAGCCAATCAAGATAGAGTGGATAGGGTCAAGAATGATGAGTCGTTGGATTTAGAAACGCAAAAGTTGTGGCAAGAGAAGCAGAAACGTATAGAAAAGCTGAGTGCTTACCGACGCAGGGTGATTCAATGTGAAAAAGAGTTTGAGCGTTCTCTTGCTCGTATGCGTTCTGTAATGATGAAGATTCGCAATCGCCCGGCCGCTGCGGTTGAAGAAGCAAAGCAATTAACCGAAGACATTGTTGATAAGCTAATGTGTGACGATAATGTCACACTGCATTTAATGAATGGCAAAAGCGAATTTGACGATATCTATTTTCATTCGTTGAACGTTGCGGTTATTGCCATGATGATCGGACGTGCAAAAGGTTACTCCGCTGAGCAATTGAAAGAGCTATCCTTCGCAGCCTTATTTCATGATATTGGAAAAGTAAAAATCCCAACCGCCATTTTAAGAAAACAAGCCCCTCTGACAGTTCCCGAAACGAACTATCTAAAGTTACATACCAAGTATGGCTTGGATCTGGCTAACCAAATAGAGGACTTCCCTGAAACGGCTAAGATAGTTATTGAGCAACACCATGAGTTAAGAGATGGTTCTGGATATCCTAAAGGATTGCAAGGGGATGAGATCAACGAGATTGCTCAAGTCATTATTGTGGCCAATGCGTTTGATAACTTGTGCCACACACCCATTACCTCAGAACAAAAGATCCCGTATACCGCGCTCTCTCATCTCTATAAAAACTGCAAGCACCTATATAAAGAAGAAAACCTCAATATTCTGATTAAATTCATGGGTGTCTTCCCTCCTGGTACCGTTGTGCAGCTATCTAACAATATGGTTGGCTTGGTTATCTCAGTAAATGGTTCGAATCTATTATTTCCTAATGTTTTGCTTTATGACCCCTCGGTACCAAGGACCCAAGCGCCAATACTAGATTTGGTGTCGAAAGATTTAAGGATAGTAAACGCAATCCATCCGTCTAAATTGCCGGAGAAAATAAAAGAGTACCTTAATCCCCGTTCTAGAATCTCATATTTTTTTGATACCGATAGCTAG
- a CDS encoding methyl-accepting chemotaxis protein has product MKLKTQAYLLSAIILLALLALTATGLWTQRVASNLDNKARVTELFKSAYSILTEVEAMAVSGELAEDEAKALATRLLRNNIYKDNEYVYVADENMIFVAAPLDPQLHGTSFHDFKDSNNNSVGQLILDILNNKTGQIVEYTWSQTQTDGSIEEKHSIAEKTPHWGWVVGTGIGFNEVNARFWATAQWQLMLCLFIAGAILASLIIAIRKMLNVLGGEPHDVRQAVQAVSQGNIQTSFDTVAPKDSIYDAVQNMSQSLATMVTNLDSAMLALRSELSAVESRSGTIADLTLSQQQSTAMIATAMTEMASSANQVASSANDTARNTDEADKQSQQTQSLICSTVDNIQGLANQLNTASLAVANLDQDVNNIVKVLDVIGDIAEQTNLLALNAAIEAARAGEQGRGFAVVADEVRKLAGRTQDSTKEIQNMISNLQQGSRHAIQTMEICAETSQSTVTQSRSASEALQQIVTALEAITTMSQQIATAAAEQTHVSDDISQRINLIEESGYQLNSVVTESQSSTQSLTSLAHDLEGWVNKFSVKH; this is encoded by the coding sequence ATGAAACTAAAAACTCAAGCCTATTTACTGTCTGCGATTATATTACTGGCGTTGCTAGCATTAACCGCCACAGGCTTATGGACTCAGAGAGTTGCAAGTAATCTTGATAACAAAGCTCGAGTGACAGAACTGTTCAAGAGCGCATATAGCATTCTGACCGAAGTAGAAGCAATGGCTGTAAGTGGTGAACTGGCGGAAGATGAAGCAAAAGCACTGGCGACTCGCCTGCTTCGAAACAATATCTATAAAGACAATGAATACGTTTATGTCGCCGATGAAAACATGATATTTGTCGCCGCACCTCTCGACCCACAATTGCATGGCACCAGCTTCCATGACTTCAAAGACAGCAATAATAATAGCGTTGGCCAATTGATATTAGATATTTTGAATAACAAAACAGGCCAGATTGTCGAATATACCTGGAGCCAAACACAAACCGACGGAAGCATTGAAGAGAAGCATTCAATAGCAGAAAAAACGCCGCACTGGGGATGGGTTGTAGGTACGGGTATTGGATTTAACGAGGTAAATGCGCGTTTCTGGGCAACCGCACAATGGCAACTCATGCTATGCCTCTTCATCGCAGGTGCTATTCTCGCCAGCCTAATCATCGCCATCCGCAAGATGTTGAACGTACTAGGAGGAGAGCCTCATGACGTACGCCAAGCCGTTCAGGCGGTCTCTCAGGGCAATATCCAGACAAGTTTCGATACGGTAGCCCCAAAAGATAGTATTTATGATGCTGTGCAGAACATGAGTCAGTCTCTGGCTACAATGGTGACGAATCTCGATAGCGCCATGCTCGCGTTACGCTCAGAGTTATCCGCCGTTGAATCACGTTCTGGAACCATTGCTGATTTGACCTTATCGCAGCAACAATCAACCGCTATGATTGCGACAGCGATGACAGAAATGGCCTCATCTGCCAATCAAGTCGCAAGTTCAGCAAATGATACCGCGCGAAACACGGATGAAGCGGACAAACAAAGCCAACAAACCCAATCACTGATCTGCAGCACCGTAGATAATATCCAGGGGCTTGCGAATCAGTTAAATACAGCTAGTCTGGCGGTAGCCAATTTAGATCAGGATGTAAACAACATCGTCAAAGTTTTAGATGTCATTGGTGATATCGCAGAGCAAACTAACTTACTGGCATTAAACGCAGCTATTGAAGCCGCTCGAGCGGGTGAGCAAGGCAGAGGATTTGCTGTCGTGGCCGATGAAGTTCGCAAACTCGCAGGTCGTACTCAAGACAGTACAAAAGAAATCCAGAATATGATCTCAAATCTCCAGCAAGGTTCTCGTCATGCAATCCAAACAATGGAGATCTGTGCCGAGACCAGTCAAAGCACTGTCACACAGTCCAGAAGTGCTTCTGAAGCCCTACAGCAAATAGTGACGGCATTAGAAGCCATTACGACGATGAGTCAACAAATCGCAACGGCGGCTGCGGAGCAAACTCATGTCAGCGACGATATCTCACAGCGTATAAACCTGATTGAAGAAAGTGGTTATCAGCTAAATTCAGTGGTTACAGAGAGTCAATCAAGCACTCAAAGCTTAACTTCTTTAGCTCATGATCTGGAAGGATGGGTGAATAAGTTCTCTGTAAAGCACTAG